The Aspergillus fumigatus Af293 chromosome 3, whole genome shotgun sequence region CTTTGATAGTGCCAGGTCATGGAGTGGGAAACTGCAGCTTTGTCTGCTCGTCACCCAAAGTAGAAGGTGCTAACAGGGGCGCAATGCCGCCATATCAGTATCCGGATAAAGGCCTGTCAACATGGTCTGGTACTATCACGAGGGCAGTAGGCTAAAATAATACCCTTTGTTACGCATAATCTAAGCTATTCCAAACTTTCTGGGCTTGTTGATACTCTATATCATAGAAGACCACACATCCTTATTTGCGAATGTTAAGCAATCGACCCCAATATCGAACTTGTTTAATGTGTGAGGTGACCAAGTCTGCCACCTTTCAATCTTCAATCTCTACAATTGAGCCTCCATCCGCTAAGATTATTTGTGTACTTGCCATTCCGTCTTCCATATAGACGCCCAAGACTCAAAGACATGATAGAAATTACCTTGTAGCCTTTGATAGTGCCAACTATGGTTTTGCCGTCGTCAACAGTAATTCCGTGAATGATACTCCGGTTCCTCTGTTCTGTATCAGAAACGACAATAAAACACAGTATAAGGTGGTGGTTGATCTCTATTCTAAGATCTAACGTTTAATGAGCCTCAAACCACTGTGTAAAGGGACAGATGAGGTTATTTAATATCCTCATCCCTGTTATAAGAGAATAATTTAATAGTATCCTATTATGGTAGTATTTTTTTAAACACCCATTTTATTGAGGAACCTCACTGAAACTGTATATcttggaagaggaagcaggtAATGGGCGGCCCGCAATAGACAGGTAACCTCCAGCGCCCGCCCATGGGCAGTGAAAGGGCACCCAAAGCCGATCAATGGGCCTGGCGAAATCTACCATAATCCGAACGGCGGCCACAGGTCACGTGTAACACGTGATCCGCCGAGTGATGTTAAATAGTAAatcaatcaaatcaaaaAATATTGCTGGAAGGCTGAGCCGTAAGTTATCTGAGACAACATACTGAGTTGCTCTGAACGAGGTATTGACACAAATGGTGTCTCGAGGAGCCGCAAAGAGATCTAGCTGGCTGTCTGAaatctcttcatccacacAATATCAAAAACCTTTCTATGAAAACTTTCGGAATTTGGTTGCCTGGAGCTATTATTTCGGCCACGTACTAGTATGAGTTGCGGTGCTTGCCTCGCTCACTTGCTGCTTCGGTATAGTGTATTTCTATTGCACTAATATGTGTAAAGACAAGTTTCATGAACTGAATGAGTCGATCAATGACTACGTATCAATAAATGACGCATGTGGATACAGTGAGGCCCAGGTCCATTCACAGTGCAACAAGGCAATTGTTGAGGGGCAATTGCTCCATGGAAGGGCTATGTGTGGACCTTGAATTGACTGATGGAGCACTACTCGGTTGCAGCAATAATAACAACAGCACCTCTACCAAGTCAGAACTGCACCCTCTCCTTCCGATGGCTTAAATATCAAAAGGACATACAGCGCGCTCAAGATGTTCGCTACTAAACGAGTTGATGACGACCGAAATGTCGAATAAGCAGAACACACTGGTCTTGACCGATGTCAACTGGCTTTGCTCGTTGATACCGAGTTCTTATCTCGATTATTACCGGAGTGCGAATTCAAATCCCTGCTACACTTGGAATTAGTTTTTCTTTTAGGTTACATCGCGTGAGACCCTAGCAGTGGGATGCATAGTTGCTCAGATTTGCCCAGTTCGCATTGTACATTGCacattttttttattcttttctgaACAGTAATACTTCTTAATGAGATCCTGAGCGGAAGTGGTTCATCTCGAGGGTTGTAAGTAGGTGATACTTGAGAATACATATCTGGTGATATTCATTCCTCTATTCTATCTCGCATGAAACATCTAAAGAGGTTGATGACTTCTATCATGGTCTCGTGCACTCGATTGATACTCAATtgggggccatggccatcCATTGGTCGATACCAGGTTAGTTGCCATCAAACATTGTATGACTGTTCATATTCCCTGTCAAATAAAATATAGACGTACACACGACCCCATAGACTAATGCTAAAGGGGTTGGTTAATCGCCAAAGTCGAACAAGCGCCGCGATAGCGCCGGGGAAACCCTTTTGACTGAGTCATCCTGGTGGGCGTTTAGTCAGATTTCAACATGCTGTAATCTAGTCAATCTCCATGCTTGATAAGATTTGGTAATCTGTTCACATAGTCCATGTAACATAAAAAGAGGTTGTTGAACCAACAATGAACTCTTTGTCTATAAAAGGTGAGTTCTCACATCCTCTCATATCAAGGCACAACACCACAAATCCTCCTGCAATGACAGACTGGTACGGACGTCTACTTGAATTGACTCGTCTCTGCTGCTTATTTGGCCTTGGTTTTTTTCAACGGATACAATTACTATGTTCTTCCTGCGGAGTACAGTGATCGCGACTCTGTGTTGCTTTGGAACTTCCGTGCTGGCCTCTTCCTGGCCTTCATCTATCCAGGGGCAACCGCTGCCAGACAAATGGTTTCAAATAAACCTCGATCAACTGGAGACCACCCTAAGCGAAACTGAGTTCAATTCCAGCCTAGTGGAACGCACTCCGTTAATTCATGTTTAGCTGTGCTTGGGGGAGTTTCATCTTGCATTACAATTGGGTTTAGCTGTGCTTGGGGGAGTTTCATCTTGCATTACAATTGGAAGTTTCATTATTCAGATGTGCCAGACCCTTGCTGGTGGCATCAAAGCTCTGTCGGACCAGCACAGTTGCAACACCATGAGTGGCACTATCGACGGCGTCAGATATACTTATCACTCCACTGGCCGACACTGTGATACGACAGCTCAGAGAGACACCATTGCAGGTGCTATCAAAAAGTTCCTTTCGAATGTGAGCATAATAAGATCTGTGGAACCCTTTGCCTGCGTCTCGACCATGGCCGCACCTGGAACGGATGGCTGAAGTTGGGTCCAGTAGGCTCATTCAATGAAAAGGCATACTGCGGCGTGGGACTGCCCTTCAACAGTTGTGTCTCTGGTGGCAACAATGACATCTAGCCTGTTCACGGATGGGGTTTCCTCGGGACTGATATCACAATCGAGGCGCATTGGATCGGTTGCGCTCTAGATCTCTTGCCATCTTCTCTCTGAGGACCTGTCTGAGGACACTTGCAACATGCACAAATGCCTGCGAATATCTCTTCCTggcacatacgaccatagggtgtggaaaacagggcttcccgtccgctcagccgtacttaagccacacgccggctggttagtagttgggtgggtgaccaccagcgaatcccagCTGTTGTATGTTCTTTTTCCTATTTTCCAGCTTCAATCCAAATGGACTGGCCCCATTGGGTGGCCAACTAGAGGCGGGCTAGTTGTACTACTGGCACAGATAAAAgcatggtgctgctggcagCATGTATAGAACATAAGTTGCCTAATCAATGCCAACTATTGTTAATTTTATGTCTTTTGTCGGAACAGCCAATGGTACCCTATGCTCGAAGCCTCCCAGGCCGATCTAGGTTATGCCTATTCCAGTTCGCCAGGGATTAGGTTGGTTGTAGACGCTTGGCCAAGTGGATGTTTTCGTTCTTGTTACTGTCCCAGTCCTAACTATTTAACGCTGGCCCTTCCGCAGCACCTTGGGTAAACTTCAGACGCCAGTTTCGAATAGAGATCAATTATAATGCTATTTGCCAACAATGTTAGTTATTGCcattatagtatattttgCTAAACCAAATCGCAGACGAACATCAGCTGCATTCCTCACTGTGAAGATCAACCCTCCTCGGCTGTACAAGCTGTTTGGGTCATTGTGCAGATTGAAGAAGATACCTCCCAAGACAAACCCACGATGGTATTGCCTCCAAGCTGGATATATGGTAGTGAGGGATCCGCAAGCAGGCGCTTCCAACCGCGCCAGAGACACAACGACGTTTGTTGCGTGTACGACAGCGTATACGGGATTTCATTCTTTTTCCGCTCGCCTCTTCTTCCTATGTCACCACCTTTCTCCATATACTCCACACGGGGTTCACTATCGTGGGCCTAGACTCATTTCAGCTCTTATCCATTTTCCTTCTGTTGTAGTAGTGGTAGCTAACCGAACCCCGTTGGGGTTCAGCCCCGATCTCAATTGCGATTTCTTCATCTCAGGGTTATGGGTATTCTACAAACTACAAAGCAACAGGAACCTCCCATGCCCTTTCCGGTGCGGCTTCTGGGTTGTCTATCTTTGAGATATTATTTCCGTCGTGCAAGTAGGACTTGACTCCCAGCTGGAGGCTATATTTGAACTAACTCCACTTCCCACTGTCCTAAGTTGAGACAGTTACTATTTGACTGATATTTCTGTTATCCATCTGGATGTCTATCTCTTCTATTCTTCGGCCCCTCGGAGTCGATTCAGGCAGTAGTACTTTCAGAGGTGTGGTCTCGTTTACTCGTATAAATTGGACCCATCCAACTAAAATTAGGTTTTTACTGTTGTGGAGAATCCCTGCCGGCTTTGGCTCCTATTCCGGAGTAGGCATGCAACGGGGATGAGACACCAGCTTCTATATAAACACTGTGAAtgtcgcccttcttgaatACCTAGCGATGCAGATATATAACAAAACAGCAAAATGCGTCtcatttctcatcttctttttGGAGTAGCCCTGCAGGCTACCTCTGGGCGTGCCACCCTTCTGGTACCACTGACCTATAAGGACCACCACGGCACTCCTCACGCGGTACATAACGGAACTACATATACTCTTTCAGCAAACGATACttctccatccatcatcattctGGACTATGGACGGAACGTTGAAGGATATGGGACATTTCATGTCTCCCGGAGATCGGGTAATACTTCCGTGTTCGAGATGAGCTACAGCGAGACAGAAGCCTTGTTGGACATGTACATGGTAAGTTGGATGTTGAATAATGTGACCATGTACTATGTATTGACCTTTACTGATCTCATAGGCTGATGGACCCCTGCCACTTGCTGCAGCCATGGACACTTACCGCATCAATCGGTATAACATCACGGAACAGAAGACCTACACGAACCGTCTGATCCAAGGCGCCCTGCGGTACCAGAAGTTGAACCTGTCAAGTGCTGGGGAGCTTGAGCTATCTCTTGTGGGGTTCAAGCCAACTGTGCATGAGGTTCCCATGTCGGGACTTCCAGGGTCCTTTAATTGCTCGGACCCGGTGCTGAATCGAatttgggagataggggcGCGTACTGTGCAGCTGAACGAATTTCCTGCAAGATCTCTTCCGGATTTCTGGATTTTGACTGAAGAAGGAGCTCTGGTGGATAGCCTTGCTCCCCAACCATTTGCAGCGGACTTTGCAGCTACCATGTCGGCTTACAAGGTCACCTTCTCCGTGAAGCCGGTAGCGCATGGTTTTGGCTTCACTGTGTTGAGTGACACGCTAGGGAATGGGATTTACATCTTTGTAGATGTAGTTAACTCATCGATCTCTGCTCATGCTGGATCCACAGAGATTGGACAACCGCCACTGGCGTCGGCTGTTCTACCCCCATCGGTCACTCTCCACCGGTGGCATACGGTCGAAGCCACTGTGAATGTGACACAAATTTCAATCAAGCTCAATGGAAAGTCAGTGCTTGACTTCTCTCAAACCACTGCCTATTACGGTTCCTTTGGCCTGGGCGCCTCTTTCGGCCATCGGGCCGTGTTCGCGAATGCCTCCTTGATGGCTTTCGGCAAGGAGATGTATTCTTCGTCGCTGACAGAAAAGTCTGTCCTGAACGACTTTCTCCTTGGCACCAACCCACTCCCAGTTAGCGTTGATGGCTCACGGCGCGACCGCATCGCGTATGCAGGGGATCTAGACATCGCCGCGCGCACCGCGTTTGCCAGCACGAATGGCCTGGAATACATTAACGGATCAATCGCACTCCTTGGCTCCATGCAGATGCTGCCTGGGTTTTTTACGCCTACCGCGAAGGTGCAACAAGAGCCGCGGGTGGACGTTATCCAGGCCAACATCACTGGCTTGATAGGCTACTCCTTCAGCCTAGTCAGTTCCATGGCGCAGTACTACGAGCAGACCGGGGATGTGACATTTCTACGACACTGGGCGCCTAGGGTCGGCCGACTTTTCGACTGGGCTCACAGCCAGACACTACCCAATGGgcttctcaacatctccGACGCAAGCTTTGGGGGCGACTGGAACTACTACGATCCTCCTCTGAGCGGCGTGGTATCGAAATTCAACCTTGTCTACGCCTATGCCTTGAAGCAATGGCTACCCTACATGGCTGACGGAGGGCTCAACGCCACCATGTATGCGAATCGCCTGCAATCCTTGCAAAGAGCGATCGCCACCAGACTCTGGAGCGACGAGCTCCAGGCATTCTATCTTTCCGATTCCCACAAAGACTTTTTCTCACAGGAAGCCAACGCCCTAGCAATTCTCAGCGACACTGTGCCATTGACCGGAAACCGGTCCGCCAGTACAGTTCTCTCTTCCATGGCTCGGCATCTATATGTCCCTGCCGGAGCGCTGGCGTTCTCCAATGCAAGTGCGGCAAGCGGATGGGCGCAGAAGATCAGCCCCTATGCCTCTGGCTACCATCTGAAGGCTGCCTTCCATGCAAACGATCAGACCAATGCCGAGCGCCTCCTACGTAGCGTCTGGGGCCCTATGAGCGATCCATCGCTCGCCAACTACACCGGCTGCACGTGGGAGACATTGAATGCCGACGGCACGCCCGGCCTTGGTGCTGCCACCTCGCTCTGTCACGCCTGGGGTTCCGGGCCCACGGCGGATCTCAGTCGTTACGTGCTGGGTGTCCAGGCCGTAACGCCCGGCTTCAAGGAGTGGACGGTCCACCCACAGACTTTGGGCCTGGGGTACGCCCGCGGTAAGCACCCTGTTCCACAAGGTAACATTCGGGTGGATTGGTCCTTCGGCAAAGACGGCCTCCTTAACATGACTGTGACCGCCCCTGCGGGCACAAAGGGGATTATATTTCCCCCCAGCCCACTGAAAGTCCCTTTGTCGAAGTATAGGGTCTCGGGACATGCAAGGAAAGTCGGCGAGGGTTTTGAAATACAGGGAGGGCAGGCATTCACCCTTCAACAGAGCAGATAGGCTTTTACCTAAGTCTATGTAAACCAGAATTCTATTGTCTTTTTGAGCTCGTTGTAATTTGTTTACTGTTCCTTTCAAGAGAAAACCAAGATCCCGTCACCTAATCCCCTATTAGAGCCTTGATTTTCATATTTAACATCGTCTGGACGATATTAGGGCTGAGCTCGACGGTGTTATATGGGAGAATGTACGCAAGTCATGTCTGCTGTCAACTGTGCTGAATCACAACAGGAGCCCAAGAGATATATAATGGTATAGCTTGCACACTACCGTCGCTGATTTCAGCTATTGTGATTTTTGGAGGAGCCCGCGTGTACAACACTAGGCACACAACTGAGATTGAAAGTTCACGCTTGTAGTAATTATAAGAGGTCGGCAATGAAATATGCCGTTGGGTTGAGACACCCCATCGGTGCGATTCAGACATGCGGGTCATCTTATACGAATTTACGGAATACATACGAGAATACGAAAGCGAACGCGAACTAGCCCTGCGTGTGCTGCAATAATCATTATAGTATATCTCTTTTGAAACCATCCTGGCCCCTACTGGTGTAACCATGTCAATCCTCGATGGAGAATCCAGTATTGATATGGACGATCACCCCAATTTGACGTTCTCAACCTCACGTAAGTCGACGTCTTTCCCGTCACTGTTATCTGTGCCGGGAGCAAcagcatcctcagcatcagccaGCATGCTCTGAGgcaagtgaagaagaatctttTCGCCCGTAAACAGCCGGTCGATGTGCTCCAGCGAGAGATTCCGTGTTTCAGGGTAGAAGAAGTAGATCAGGGGAATGAAGCAGAAATTGAAGACGCTGAAATAGATGTATGTGCGCCACCCGATGCTCTTGATGCTGACCGGGGTGATTTCCACGACAAGGAAGGTGAATATCCAGTTGGATGCCGTTGCGAGCGCGGCGGCGCGTGTGCGAATGGCAAGCGGGGCGTACTCAGCAGGCACTTTGAAATCTCTATAAGCACGAAGGATAACCAAGGATGATCAGACAGGGAAATACTCACAGAGCCAGGGGATTGCAAGCAGGCCGACGGCAaagaagaagttgaagaggaagagcatcACGACTGCAACGATCCCCGCGGACAGTCCGCCATCAGATACGGTGCCCGCCAGGATAGCCATACATGCACACTGCCCGGCAGCGGCGAAGAGCATGAGTTTCCGGCGGCCCAAGCGATCAATGATCCAGATCGGAACCAAGGATGAAAGGAAATAGGCGACACCATTGAAGCCTGCCAGGAGAAGGGAGAGATTGTGAGACATCCCGACCGAATTCTCAAAGATAACCGGTGCATACTGGAAGACTGTCAGATCGGCCCCCGGATTCATTaagaaaagggaaggagGGAGTGCTCACATAGGTGATGAGGTTGATGCCAGAGATTTGCTGCATGAATTGCCCACCGATCCCAAGTAAGGTTCTGTAAAGAAATTTCTGCTCCCCATTTTCTAATATCATCCTCCAACTTCCTTTGGAGGAAGCTTCACGCTCTTCCTTGATTGCCTGCTGAATTTCCGCCAGCTCTCTCGCCAGTACCGGATCGTTGATATCAAGAGTCCGGGCATTTTTCTCAACAGCCCACAGGACATGTCGTGCTTCATCATGACGGTCATGGGCAATCAGCCATCTCGGTGACTCGGGAACTATACAGATGCCGGCAAAAGTGACGATGGCGAAGAGTATTTGCAGAGCCAGCGGGAAACGAAACTGAGCATCGTTCGAGACGTAGCTCATCGCGTAGTCCACCCAGTACGAAAGCATGACTCCGAAGATGTTGATGGCCAGCTCAATGCAAAGCCCCTTGCCACGATTGCGGGCCTTCATCAGCTCGGAATGCCAAACCGCTGCCGAGACTTGGATTTAGAGACTATCCTGGAAGAACAAAAGATACGTTGGATTGCGAGAGAGTCACTCACGAATTGTGCTCGTGTTCATCCCGTTTCCCAGGCCGGCGATAATCCGACCAGTGATCATCTGAGGGATGCTGTACGCGCTGGCTTGGAGAGCCGCTCCGATGCTCAGCACAATTGACCCGATCGCGATACACTTTCGGCGGCCAAGTCGTTCTCCAAGGATCATGCAAATAATGGCACCAAAGAAGCAACCGATTTCGTAGATGGCTACCACGGTTCCCTGAAGGGACGCGCTCCCAGAGCCGTGCTTTGTGGTATCGATCTCAGGGAATACGCGGGTAAAAGCGTGGCCGGTTACAAGTCCGGACATCACCCCTTGGTCATAGCCGAACAGAAGGAAGCCCGAGCCCGCTGTAGCCGTAATGGCCCAGTTCAGGGGAGTCCCGATCAAGAAGGTCATGATTGAATGAAGTGACGTGATAGCGCAAGAGTGACCACAACCACAGTCGCAGCTCGCAACCTGGATGGAACTTGGAAGACAGGCGGAACGATGAAGAATCGAGACAGCTTATGTATCTTTTCGAATGCCGTCTCTGGTCGGAGTATGGCTCCTGTACCCTGTGTTCGATTTCCCCGTGGGGGAGATGTAGTATGGGGTAAATGGCATATCTCCATGTTCCTTAGGCGAGCAAATCTCACAGGCCCAGAACTCAATTCTGCATTGAGCGAAACTCAACGCTTAAAATTTCCGGAATAGAAAAGGCAGGAAGGTAAACTGTCGGGTCGAAAAATGGAACAAACTCGGGTGGTGCTGCTATCAGAGGATCATTATCTTGGCGTGCGCTTATTCCTTCTATTTTCGTGCACATGGAAAACTCCCACGGTCATGTACCTGGGACGATACAATCCAAGGTCTGACGACGTCGCGAAAGGAAACTTCTTCCAAACCTGAAGTAGTATGGCTAATGTCTTATTGACAGTCGTATACAGTAACTTCCCCAAAGCATCATATGGTGACTCTGCTCAGCAATGGTGACTAGCCCTCCCTTACTGGCTGTGTTGGGAGTGGCCGGCAACATCGAGCATCTCCATCCGCATCCCAAGTTTTGAAGGGGCTGAGAGTGTGGAAAGCCCCTCGCTGGTACGAAAATTTGCGCCTGTCTCAGTTCGCAGTAACTGCTAAGAGCGTTGCAGAGCCTTGATGATTGTCAGAAAGTACACGGGAGACAAGCTGAACTTTGGCTTGGCTGTTCCAAAGGCCGCAGCTGAAGGGCCCAGGATCGATTTCGTCTTTGTAGATATGATATCTCGGTAATGGAAGTTCTGCTGTAAGTCAAAGAGGCCTTGCAGGCGTGTTCTTCGTGCACAAATCGCTGGCGCCGCGGTTAGGCTTTACAGTTTAGTATGATGGAAGGTTCCATTGGAAGAGCCGGCTACGTTGGAAGAGACCATTTAGTGGGGAATGATGGCATTCCCAATCCCGGAGCCTTAGGGTTAGTCAGTAGTCTCAAAAGCATAGAGAGCATTTCAAAGGATAGCCAGTTGATCATGTTATGAGGGAGAACATTGCCATGGTGGACTCCTTGATCTCATAAGGACCGGACACAGAGACAATCTGCGAACTATACTGGATATAATCACTATACCCGTGTTGCTGAAGTGACAAAGCAGTGACGTTCCCTCTTTTTCCCATCTAATATCTCACGCACGAACATTCATACTACCGGAATCGTGTCTTAGGGATGAGGTTGTCTAGCCCATTCCTGCGATTAACGCAGTAgcaagaagatattctttTGATAGGCAGGTACGGAAATGCATTAATCTATTCCTATATCAGCTATACATTTGTCTTGTAACACTGCCTAAAGCAATACAATCAAAGGCACCTTTGATTCGTATTGTAAAGTTTATGTACATCAGCATCTACATGTTCCGCGCTATGCCCCATACCCTAGGGGTTCATGCAGAGGCACAATGGCCGCCATCAACCCTCAAGTCAGCTCCCGTCATGAAAGAACTGCCTTCTGACAGTAAGAAAACTGCCGGGGCCTTGAACTCAACCGGTGTCGAGAGTCTGCCGAGGAGCGCCCCAGCCATCCACGTCTTTTCCA contains the following coding sequences:
- a CDS encoding putative alpha-L-rhamnosidase C: MRLISHLLFGVALQATSGRATLLVPLTYKDHHGTPHAVHNGTTYTLSANDTSPSIIILDYGRNVEGYGTFHVSRRSGNTSVFEMSYSETEALLDMYMADGPLPLAAAMDTYRINRYNITEQKTYTNRLIQGALRYQKLNLSSAGELELSLVGFKPTVHEVPMSGLPGSFNCSDPVLNRIWEIGARTVQLNEFPARSLPDFWILTEEGALVDSLAPQPFAADFAATMSAYKVTFSVKPVAHGFGFTVLSDTLGNGIYIFVDVVNSSISAHAGSTEIGQPPLASAVLPPSVTLHRWHTVEATVNVTQISIKLNGKSVLDFSQTTAYYGSFGLGASFGHRAVFANASLMAFGKEMYSSSLTEKSVLNDFLLGTNPLPVSVDGSRRDRIAYAGDLDIAARTAFASTNGLEYINGSIALLGSMQMLPGFFTPTAKVQQEPRVDVIQANITGLIGYSFSLVSSMAQYYEQTGDVTFLRHWAPRVGRLFDWAHSQTLPNGLLNISDASFGGDWNYYDPPLSGVVSKFNLVYAYALKQWLPYMADGGLNATMYANRLQSLQRAIATRLWSDELQAFYLSDSHKDFFSQEANALAILSDTVPLTGNRSASTVLSSMARHLYVPAGALAFSNASAASGWAQKISPYASGYHLKAAFHANDQTNAERLLRSVWGPMSDPSLANYTGCTWETLNADGTPGLGAATSLCHAWGSGPTADLSRYVLGVQAVTPGFKEWTVHPQTLGLGYARGKHPVPQGNIRVDWSFGKDGLLNMTVTAPAGTKGIIFPPSPLKVPLSKYRVSGHARKVGEGFEIQGGQAFTLQQSR
- a CDS encoding sugar porter family MFS transporter; its protein translation is MTFLIGTPLNWAITATAGSGFLLFGYDQGVMSGLVTGHAFTRVFPEIDTTKHGSGSASLQGTVVAIYEIGCFFGAIICMILGERLGRRKCIAIGSIVLSIGAALQASAYSIPQMITGRIIAGLGNGMNTSTIPVWHSELMKARNRGKGLCIELAINIFGVMLSYWVDYAMSYVSNDAQFRFPLALQILFAIVTFAGICIVPESPRWLIAHDRHDEARHVLWAVEKNARTLDINDPVLARELAEIQQAIKEEREASSKGSWRMILENGEQKFLYRTLLGIGGQFMQQISGINLITYYAPVIFENSVGMSHNLSLLLAGFNGVAYFLSSLVPIWIIDRLGRRKLMLFAAAGQCACMAILAGTVSDGGLSAGIVAVVMLFLFNFFFAVGLLAIPWLLPAEYAPLAIRTRAAALATASNWIFTFLVVEITPVSIKSIGWRTYIYFSVFNFCFIPLIYFFYPETRNLSLEHIDRLFTGEKILLHLPQSMLADAEDAVAPGTDNSDGKDVDLREVENVKLG